AGTTTCCCAGTGGCCCAGCAAGAAGTTATTTGCCTTGCCTTAGTAAGGGGGCCCGGCTCGCCAGTGGGTGGTTGaggtgaggaaggcagagaagcGGCCACTGGGGCCGCCAGATGGCGCCGGCTCGCCTGCGCTCCTTGAGGCTCTCCCAACCCCTCACCCGGTCCCACACCCCGCGCTGCGCCAGCCCGGGGGCGGCGTGAGTCAGGGGCGGCAGTGGCTTGCACCTGggcggggaggaggtggggaggaggagagggtagGACAGCAGCCCGGCCCGCCCTGCCCTCTGGCCCCGGGAGGGAGTGGCGGGAACAAGACATTCCCTGCCTGGGGAcgcgggaggggaggggagggctgaggaGAACAGCAGAGCAGCACCCCTAGCTGGGCGGGGCCCCTCCCGCTGCCCCCAGGGGAAGGCGAGCCAATCAAGCCACCCCGCCCCCTTCTTCTCCAGGACCCCATGACTCAGCGTTGGGAGCAGGGCGGAGGGGGACAGGGATGGCTCTTTCCTTACAGGTCCAGTCCCGGGCTCATTCAAGATTCTACCTTGCTTTCCCCCACCTACCCTTCTTTTGCCGCCCCTCTTTGCATAATTCACTGCCAGGAAAAGGGAACAGAAACCAGGAAGGAGGGGTCTCGGAAGGGAGGGGCAGTCCTTCACCCCCTTACACAGCCAAAGCCCCAAGGGGAATGGGGGCAGGGCAAGGCTTTGGTCCCAAGCCCCCCAACCCCTAGAAACCCGCATAGCCGAAGAGGGACCCAACAAATCAGAAATACATTATTGCTTCTACTCCCCAGGCACAGCTGGGGACAAGGGCCCCACCTTTACAATAGAACTCTAAATATGTACATAATATCATCTGGATCACTCCTTGGGAGATCACCCCAATCTGGGGAGCCTTTACCCCAAAACCTTCTCAGCTTGGAACTGGAATGAGGGTTCTGGGGAGAAGGGGCTGATTTCTGACGCCAGGGAGGCTCAGGGCTCTGACCCCACCTCTGTGTCCTGCAGGTCCCCACTGCTTGGCATGGGCGCCTGGCCGGTGCTGTGCCAGCCGGGCCATCATCCCTCTTTAAGAGGACTCCATGGCACCTTCAGCCGGAGGAGTTGTAGGCGccccctcctcctcatcctcatcaGGGGGCCCTGGGGTGGAGGCCGGTTGCCCAGTGGGAGCCGACTGCTCCCAGATTCGAGCCAGAGAGAGGCGTAAAGTGTCCAAGTGGCCATTGGAGAGGTCGAGACCAGCGGGGGAAGGGGTGGTGGCAGAGGGCGGTGGGTAGTGGGGTGGTGCATCGTCTTTGCGGCGGCGCCTGGTGCGCACCTCCAGGCAGTTCTGGCCCTTGAGGTGGCGCTGCAGGTGGTCCTCCTTGGCGAAAGCCTTGTGGCACAGGTGGCACTCATAGGGCCGGTCCCCTGTGTGCAGGTGCATGTGGTTCTTGAGGTCATAGCTGTGCAGGAAGCGGGCTGGGCAGTGCGGGCACGAGTAGGGGCGCTCTCCAGTGTGCTTCCGCATGTGTATCTTCAGCTTGTCATTCCTGGCACACGCAGGGGTAAGGGGCGAGAGGGATGTTCAGAATGGGGTCCTTGGCTCATCCTGGCCAGATTCCCAGCCTTGTCCCACTGCCATCCTCCACATTTGTCTCCCCGTTACTGCCCCAGAACACCCTTGCTGATTTGTCCTCAGTTTAGCTGGGCCCAGCCACCACCCACTCTGTCTCCAGCACAGCCTTCTTACCCACTTTCATGCCTCAGACCCACCCCTCTTGACTCCTTTTCTCCTGGTCTTCCTGTCCTGATCTCTCTCCTCACTCTGGTAACCCATACCCCACCAGACCCTTCAGgaccacccacctccccacctcaggTCTCCTaactcctctctccacctcccatgACGTGTCCCCTGCTGGGCCTGTTCCCCACTAGTGCTTACCGGGTAAAGCGGACACCGCAGACCTCACAGGCAAAGGGCTTCTCGCCCGTATGGGTCCTCATGTGGCGTGGCAGTTTGCCTGCCCCGTGGATGATCTTGTGGCAGACGGGGCACTCCTGGGGCATCTGGGAGCGGCGTTTGCGCACCAGTTTGTCTTGGCCGTCCAGGCCTGGTGCCAGGGCATCCTGGTGCAGGGAACTTAGGTAGGCCATCAAGTCAGGATCGATGGCATCCTCATCTGAGCCCAGCTCCTCTGGGGACAGCGGGGGCCCGCTGACCTGCGGCAGCCTGTAGGCTGGGGGGTATACcaactcctcctcctcttcctcaccttcATAGGGCTCATAGCTCAGGGACCCCTCATCAGGGGGTGAGGCATTCCCTGTGGGAGGGCTGTAGCTGTCTCCCAGCCCACTGCTGCCCACTCtgcctgccacctcctcctcctcgtaGGCTAACGGATGGGTGGGTACTGCGGGCACTTCAGGTACTAGGTGGTTTGCCCGGGCCACCTTGGTCTGCAGGAAAGCTTTTCGGGGCTTGCGGCTACGGCGGGCAACAGGCCgaggtggtgctggtggtggtggtggcggcggcggcggtgggaGGGGTGCCTGTGGAGGGCTGTCTTCACCGTTGGAAACTCCCGAGGCTGTGGCAGTGGCAAAGGCCTCCAGGTACTGGCGGGCTCGCTCACAGTCATCCTCGTCAGGGCTAGGAGCTTCTAGCCCGCTGCCCTGCAAGATCTCCATGCAAGCGGCAATGACACAGGGGATCTCCAG
The sequence above is drawn from the Desmodus rotundus isolate HL8 chromosome 12, HLdesRot8A.1, whole genome shotgun sequence genome and encodes:
- the ZBTB7B gene encoding zinc finger and BTB domain-containing protein 7B isoform X2; amino-acid sequence: MGSPEDDLIGIPFPDHSSELLSCLNEQRQLGHLCDLTIRTQGLEYRTHRAVLAACSHYFKKLFTEGGGGAVMGAGGGTAVGGAGAGVCELDFVGPEALGALLEFAYTATLTTSSANMPAVLQAAQLLEIPCVIAACMEILQGSGLEAPSPDEDDCERARQYLEAFATATASGVSNGEDSPPQAPLPPPPPPPPPPAPPRPVARRSRKPRKAFLQTKVARANHLVPEVPAVPTHPLAYEEEEVAGRVGSSGLGDSYSPPTGNASPPDEGSLSYEPYEGEEEEEELVYPPAYRLPQVSGPPLSPEELGSDEDAIDPDLMAYLSSLHQDALAPGLDGQDKLVRKRRSQMPQECPVCHKIIHGAGKLPRHMRTHTGEKPFACEVCGVRFTRNDKLKIHMRKHTGERPYSCPHCPARFLHSYDLKNHMHLHTGDRPYECHLCHKAFAKEDHLQRHLKGQNCLEVRTRRRRKDDAPPHYPPPSATTPSPAGLDLSNGHLDTLRLSLARIWEQSAPTGQPASTPGPPDEDEEEGAPTTPPAEGAMESS
- the ZBTB7B gene encoding zinc finger and BTB domain-containing protein 7B isoform X1, which encodes MGGKQAGGQDRSRAPSPRPAGDKLLPTHCASAAPASGPNGGEEKMGSPEDDLIGIPFPDHSSELLSCLNEQRQLGHLCDLTIRTQGLEYRTHRAVLAACSHYFKKLFTEGGGGAVMGAGGGTAVGGAGAGVCELDFVGPEALGALLEFAYTATLTTSSANMPAVLQAAQLLEIPCVIAACMEILQGSGLEAPSPDEDDCERARQYLEAFATATASGVSNGEDSPPQAPLPPPPPPPPPPAPPRPVARRSRKPRKAFLQTKVARANHLVPEVPAVPTHPLAYEEEEVAGRVGSSGLGDSYSPPTGNASPPDEGSLSYEPYEGEEEEEELVYPPAYRLPQVSGPPLSPEELGSDEDAIDPDLMAYLSSLHQDALAPGLDGQDKLVRKRRSQMPQECPVCHKIIHGAGKLPRHMRTHTGEKPFACEVCGVRFTRNDKLKIHMRKHTGERPYSCPHCPARFLHSYDLKNHMHLHTGDRPYECHLCHKAFAKEDHLQRHLKGQNCLEVRTRRRRKDDAPPHYPPPSATTPSPAGLDLSNGHLDTLRLSLARIWEQSAPTGQPASTPGPPDEDEEEGAPTTPPAEGAMESS